A window from Deltaproteobacteria bacterium encodes these proteins:
- a CDS encoding ArsA family ATPase: MGVATPSFLIDKGLELLLFGGKGGVGKTTCAAASAIRLANAFPKDPILLVSTDPAHSLHDSLANLSPPHNLKTVELDAQACLETFNHNHRETLRQIALRGTFLDDEDISQFLDLSLPGLDELMAFLEISKWVDHKKYRRIVVDTAPTGHTLRLLAMPDLIRKWLDAIDALLGKHRYMRQLFSGSCRRDELDAFLLEFSELIETAEGLLTDPLRCRFVPVMLAETLSIQETLTLIKELERLKVPATDVIVNKLYPEQTCPTCADGRIRQLRELGRFPQALLERSLWGLPIYPEEVRGGEALESFWDGVTALDTKPSKHEQVSLHSKDLTPIVEFPAHPPSPEQNMLLFAGKGGVGKTTLACATAVFMARSLGDREIFLFSTDPAHSLSVCLDVQIGPQPTTVIPGLTAMEIDAQAEFEGFKSDYAEELERFLDGISQNLDLAFDREVMERIIDLSPPGLDEVMALTLAVEFLAEGKYDVLILDSAPTGHLVRLLETPELITEWLKVFFNLFLKYKHVFRLPKISQRLVQMSKDLKQLRSLLRDRHRSALFAVAISTEMALEETKDLVKACERIGIHVPALFLNLATPAGQCPLCSALSRHESKVRDKFEYTFSKMHHTVIYRRGDPRGLRRLGNLGEALFNNV; the protein is encoded by the coding sequence ATGGGCGTAGCAACTCCGTCTTTTCTTATCGACAAGGGGCTTGAACTCCTCCTTTTTGGCGGAAAAGGCGGCGTGGGTAAGACAACTTGTGCCGCTGCTTCTGCTATCCGCCTTGCCAATGCGTTTCCAAAGGATCCTATCCTCCTCGTTTCAACCGACCCCGCCCACTCCCTCCACGATAGCCTGGCGAACCTTTCCCCCCCACATAATCTGAAGACCGTGGAACTGGACGCACAGGCTTGTCTTGAGACGTTTAACCATAATCACAGGGAGACACTCCGGCAGATTGCGTTGCGTGGAACGTTTCTGGACGACGAGGATATCAGCCAATTCCTGGATCTCTCACTGCCCGGCCTTGACGAACTCATGGCCTTTCTGGAGATCTCCAAATGGGTGGATCATAAAAAGTACCGGCGCATTGTCGTCGATACCGCCCCGACCGGCCATACCCTGCGCCTTCTGGCCATGCCGGATCTGATCCGCAAATGGCTGGACGCCATTGACGCCTTATTGGGTAAGCACCGCTACATGAGGCAGCTCTTTAGCGGTTCCTGTCGTCGCGACGAACTGGATGCATTCCTTCTGGAGTTCTCAGAGTTGATCGAAACCGCAGAAGGGCTGTTGACCGATCCTCTGCGTTGTCGCTTCGTGCCCGTTATGCTTGCAGAAACATTGAGTATTCAAGAGACGTTGACGCTAATCAAGGAATTGGAACGGTTGAAGGTCCCAGCCACCGATGTCATTGTGAACAAGCTTTATCCAGAGCAGACATGCCCCACGTGTGCCGATGGACGTATCCGCCAATTGAGGGAATTGGGCCGCTTTCCTCAAGCATTGTTGGAACGCTCACTATGGGGGCTCCCTATCTATCCGGAGGAGGTCCGAGGGGGGGAAGCTTTAGAAAGTTTCTGGGACGGCGTTACGGCACTCGACACCAAGCCATCTAAGCATGAACAAGTCAGCCTGCATTCAAAAGATCTGACTCCAATTGTTGAATTCCCCGCACATCCCCCCTCTCCAGAGCAAAACATGCTCCTGTTTGCCGGGAAAGGAGGTGTGGGCAAGACGACACTGGCCTGCGCCACTGCCGTTTTCATGGCCCGATCTCTTGGCGACAGAGAGATTTTTCTCTTTTCAACAGACCCTGCACATTCCTTGTCCGTCTGTCTGGACGTTCAAATCGGCCCCCAGCCCACTACCGTGATCCCGGGTTTGACGGCCATGGAAATCGATGCCCAGGCTGAGTTCGAAGGTTTTAAAAGCGACTATGCAGAGGAGTTAGAACGATTCCTGGATGGCATCTCACAGAATCTTGATCTTGCTTTTGACCGTGAGGTCATGGAACGTATCATCGATCTTTCACCACCAGGCCTGGATGAGGTCATGGCCCTCACCCTGGCCGTGGAGTTTCTTGCGGAGGGCAAATATGACGTTCTCATTCTTGACTCTGCCCCCACAGGGCATCTTGTCAGGCTCCTGGAGACTCCCGAACTCATCACCGAGTGGCTCAAGGTTTTTTTTAATCTTTTTCTGAAATACAAGCACGTGTTCCGACTACCCAAGATCTCTCAACGACTTGTGCAGATGTCTAAAGACCTGAAACAACTCAGATCCCTTCTGAGGGATCGACATCGGTCGGCATTATTCGCGGTTGCCATTTCAACCGAGATGGCATTGGAAGAGACCAAGGATTTGGTTAAAGCTTGTGAGAGGATCGGCATTCATGTGCCGGCCCTTTTTCTCAACCTGGCCACACCTGCCGGCCAGTGCCCTTTGTGTTCCGCCCTTAGCCGACACGAATCAAAAGTCAGGGACAAATTCGAATACACCTTCTCCAAGATGCATCATACGGTGATCTATCGCCGGGGTGACCCAAGGGGCCTTCGGCGACTGGGGAACCTGGGAGAAGCCTTGTTCAATAACGTATAA
- a CDS encoding gas vesicle protein gives MMPDIPLDEAEHISLCEALDRILNKGAVISGQVSISVANVDLIYLALNVMLTSIETAREVMANDFCRRVPVNLGMKCTSSIDAEHGDRP, from the coding sequence ATGATGCCTGATATCCCACTGGATGAAGCGGAACACATTTCCCTTTGTGAAGCCCTGGATCGCATTCTGAACAAGGGGGCCGTTATCTCCGGCCAAGTCAGCATCTCAGTGGCTAATGTGGACCTAATCTACTTGGCCCTGAACGTCATGCTCACGTCCATTGAAACAGCCCGGGAAGTTATGGCAAACGATTTTTGTAGGCGTGTTCCCGTAAATCTGGGGATGAAATGCACGTCAAGTATAGATGCCGAACATGGAGATCGACCATGA
- a CDS encoding gas vesicle protein GvpG, which translates to MFIVDNILLFPVHGFFWILREIHNAAQQEVVNEADAITMELSELYMMLETEKITEDEFDAREKTLLDRLDEIQGHGDSIGANPSD; encoded by the coding sequence ATGTTCATCGTAGACAATATCTTGCTTTTCCCAGTTCACGGTTTTTTTTGGATCTTGCGTGAAATACATAACGCCGCGCAACAAGAAGTAGTCAATGAGGCAGATGCCATCACTATGGAACTGAGCGAACTCTATATGATGCTGGAGACAGAAAAAATCACTGAAGATGAATTTGATGCCCGAGAAAAGACACTTCTGGACCGTCTGGACGAGATACAAGGACACGGTGATTCCATTGGGGCAAACCCATCGGACTAG
- a CDS encoding gas vesicle protein — MAIQRAAQHSVESTNIADLLERVLDKGIVVAGDIKISLVDIELLTIQLRLVICSVDKAKEMGMDWWVNNPAFTKEIPHENTTDSLAKIEDRLSKLESSIAAEASQTH; from the coding sequence ATGGCCATACAACGTGCCGCACAGCATTCGGTTGAAAGCACCAACATTGCAGACCTGCTCGAACGTGTCTTGGACAAAGGCATCGTCGTGGCTGGTGATATCAAGATCAGTCTTGTGGACATCGAACTTTTGACCATCCAGCTCCGCCTGGTAATCTGCTCTGTAGATAAGGCCAAAGAGATGGGCATGGACTGGTGGGTGAATAATCCCGCATTCACCAAGGAGATTCCTCACGAAAACACAACCGATTCACTGGCAAAAATAGAGGATCGGCTTTCGAAACTGGAATCATCTATCGCCGCTGAAGCAAGTCAAACACACTAG
- a CDS encoding GvpL/GvpF family gas vesicle protein — MASKTSNNTGRYLYAIVAASETHNYGTIGMDDSAVYTISEGGVSAVVSNVPNQKMRPERRHLAAHQAVLRRLMKEITPLPMSFGIIAEGDKAITRILSANQEVFLKELRRVADKVEMGLRVTWDVPNIFEYFIQTHPELRTARDRCFGTHREPSHEEKLEVGRMFERMLNEDREAYTEKVEQILSEYCFEIKLNKSSKEREVMNLACLVGRKAQSQFEEGVFEAAKLFDNSFAFDYNGPWTPHNFVHIELAL; from the coding sequence ATGGCTAGCAAAACATCAAATAATACGGGAAGATACCTGTATGCCATAGTGGCCGCTTCAGAGACGCATAACTACGGCACCATCGGCATGGATGATAGCGCCGTCTATACCATCTCTGAGGGGGGGGTGTCAGCCGTAGTCAGTAATGTTCCCAACCAAAAGATGAGGCCGGAACGCCGTCATCTGGCAGCCCACCAGGCAGTACTGAGGCGGCTGATGAAAGAGATCACTCCGCTGCCCATGTCTTTTGGCATCATTGCGGAGGGAGACAAAGCGATTACAAGAATCCTCAGCGCTAATCAAGAAGTATTCCTCAAGGAACTTCGTCGTGTGGCTGACAAGGTCGAAATGGGACTGCGCGTCACATGGGACGTGCCGAACATCTTTGAATACTTTATTCAGACCCATCCGGAGTTGAGGACCGCACGGGATCGATGCTTTGGCACCCATCGAGAACCCAGCCATGAAGAAAAACTTGAGGTGGGACGGATGTTTGAGCGTATGCTCAATGAAGATCGAGAGGCATACACTGAAAAGGTCGAACAGATCCTTTCCGAGTACTGTTTTGAGATCAAACTCAACAAAAGCAGTAAAGAACGAGAAGTGATGAATCTGGCCTGCCTTGTGGGACGAAAGGCGCAATCCCAGTTTGAAGAAGGTGTATTCGAAGCGGCCAAGCTTTTTGATAATAGCTTTGCGTTTGACTACAATGGCCCTTGGACGCCTCATAACTTTGTCCACATAGAACTGGCGCTTTGA
- a CDS encoding gas vesicle protein K — protein sequence MQSDAASAAYPCSGESLQGGRINLNPDNVKNGLAQLVLTLVKLLHELLERQAIRRIDAGSLSDQEIEGVGVTLMRQAEELERLRKAFSLEEEDLNMDLGPLGKLL from the coding sequence ATGCAAAGTGATGCGGCTTCGGCAGCTTACCCCTGTTCTGGCGAATCTTTGCAGGGAGGCCGCATCAACCTCAATCCGGACAATGTAAAAAACGGACTGGCTCAACTCGTCCTGACGCTGGTCAAACTCCTGCATGAACTCCTTGAGCGTCAGGCGATCCGGCGCATCGATGCTGGATCTCTGAGCGACCAAGAGATTGAAGGCGTTGGCGTAACATTGATGAGGCAAGCAGAAGAGCTTGAAAGGCTTCGAAAGGCCTTCAGCCTGGAAGAAGAGGATCTCAATATGGACCTTGGGCCACTGGGAAAGCTTTTATAA